The following are encoded together in the Plasmodium knowlesi strain H genome assembly, chromosome: 8 genome:
- a CDS encoding U5 small nuclear ribonucleoprotein component, putative: MESKNNLYDEFGNYIGEDIESDGEYSDEEQEEDMSEGAEQEADSNSDSDVDGGADSDELSDEDSDGGRVKAKERRRKKKKREKETGSDDSEDSRGETEEESDGGGGKRLGDNMDELQRAYEGVEVFVEQEDTQDIEEATINKINTNVERISFIKKLDVEANRKNFDLVETSLPNNTFSFKYMSELMTQTQFIKNICIAGHFHHGKTTLIDRIIEYTREKKDDKSKLIYGNGTSGRNLNSGTVSFFHVNTEMEGVVVRRNNLGKNNSSMVTPFNSKKIDHLINYTDTRLDEQARGLSIKAIPISLILQNKMYENISSNILLNKKKNNLKYKSYLFNIMDTPGHVNFFDEFLCAVNICECCCLVVDVTDGCMYVTENVIKTCIYENVKIVLILNCIDKLIMDLRLPPNDAYHKINYTIEEINKKIESFCDMLNKSGKEKKKFLLSPLKNNVLFASSIYGVFFTLKSFSKIYCNLYSAYNIDIDEFAQHLWGDIYFNEKNFSFVSSPVYSNQRRSFVEFILNPIYKIFGYVCSEEKEFLIPFLKNFNITLKKNDYLFNNKYLLKKINGMIFEDTTAFVDVILDNCPSPLENAKQKTRQIYSGSLKTKLCYDMMRCLKGDQTDNLMVYIIKNYHRPECIILDLFGRVMCGTIRKGQTVRILGEGYSPSDDEDMITRVVTHLWIYEGRYRVEVDEVPAGNFVLIGGVDICINKTCTITNVKKKKIGHAKGLKKESLSGTKVTEILSASELGKSLKKEERTLLLEGEEEETEIFYPLHTKFKYINCANSVFKVACEPINPSELPKMLEGLRKIDKTYPLSCTKVEESGEHIILGTGELYLDCILHDLRKLYGDLEIKVSDPVVQFNETVIETSALNCFAETPNKKNKIHMIVEPLQKELTDDIVQGLVHLNKGERDTNVEEYLRTVDRLLLEEGAKEVQKARPTEQAVEESGESNKSEESDESDEFGEVSLKGGKEGEPSAEQRNQTLNYNLDKNVISLLRDKHNWDMLSIRSIWAFGPENNSPNILVDDSLYKETNKENLYSIKENIIQGFCWATKEGPLIEECMKNVKVKILKGDIDDDPINRGAGQIIPTTRRAIYSSFLLATPRLMEPILFTEIICSGDSVSSVYNVLSRRRGHVLKDFPKVGTPLYMVHAYIPAIESFGFETDLRTHTSGQAFCLSMFDHWHIVPGDPLDKSVILRPLEPAPIQHLAREFLLKTRRRKGLTEDVTINRFFDDPMLLNIKDEFAEYF; encoded by the coding sequence ATGGAGTCCAAGAACAACCTGTACGACGAGTTCGGAAATTACATAGGAGAAGACATTGAGAGCGATGGGGAATACTCTGATGAAGAACAGGAGGAGGATATGAGTGAGGGGGCAGAGCAGGAGGCGGATTCAAATTCCGATTCAGATGTAGATGGCGGTGCAGATAGTGATGAACTTAGCGATGAGGATAGTGACGGAGGGCGTGTAAAGGcaaaggagagaagaaggaaaaagaaaaaaagggaaaaggaaactgGTAGTGACGATAGTGAAGATAGCCGTGGTGAAACTGAGGAAGAAAGCGacgggggaggaggaaagcGCCTCGGCGATAATATGGACGAACTCCAGAGAGCGTATGAAGGAGTGGAAGTGTTCGTGGAACAGGAAGATACACAAGACATAGAAGAAGCAACAatcaataaaataaatacaaacgTAGAGCGAATCAGCTTTATTAAGAAGTTGGACGTAGAGGCCAATAGAAAGAACTTCGACTTGGTCGAAACGAGTCTCCCAAACAACACCTTCAGTTTTAAATACATGTCGGAGTTGATGACTCAAACgcaatttataaaaaatatttgtatagCTGGTCATTTCCACCACGGGAAGACGACCCTCATAGATAGAATAATAGAATATACTAGAGAGAAAAAGGACGACAAGAGCAAATTAATTTATGGCAATGGAACAAGTGGGAGAAACCTTAACAGCGGAACTGTGAGTTTCTTTCACGTGAACACCGAAATGGAAGGAGTAGTAGTACGAAGAAATAACCTTGGAAAGAATAATTCATCCATGGTAACTCCTTtcaattcaaaaaaaatcgaTCATTTAATAAACTACACAGATACAAGACTGGATGAACAAGCAAGAGGATTATCCATTAAGGCCATTCCTATATCACTTATTctgcaaaataaaatgtatgaAAATATATCTAGTAATATTTTactgaataaaaaaaaaaataatttaaaatataaatcctatctttttaatattatgGATACTCCAGGGCATGTAAACTTCTTTGATGAGTTTCTGTGTGCAGTGAATATCTGTGAATGCTGTTGCTTAGTTGTGGATGTCACCGATGGGTGCATGTACGTAACTGAGAATGTAATAAAGACATGCATTtacgaaaatgtgaaaatagtATTAATTCTTAACTGCATAGATAAGTTAATAATGGACCTACGTTTACCCCCGAATGATGCATACCACAAAATTAACTACACCATTGAAGAGATTAACAAGAAGATAGAATCCTTTTGCGATATGTTAAACAAGAgtggaaaggagaagaagaaatttctCTTGTCTCCTTTGAAAAACAACGTGCTCTTCGCTTCCAGCATTTATGGAGTTTTTTTTACCCTCAAGTCATTCAGTAAAATTTATTGTAATTTATACAGCGCATATAATATCGACATTGATGAATTTGCGCAACACCTTTGGGGAGATATTTACTTTAACGAGAAGAACTTCTCCTTCGTTTCATCTCCAGTGTATTCAAATCAGAGGAGATCATTTGTGGAATTCATCTTGAATccaatttataaaattttcggATATGTATGctcagaagaaaaggaattccttattccttttttaaaaaattttaatattaCCCTGAAGAAAAATGACTACCTTTTTAACAATAAATATCTTCTTAAGAAAATTAACGGAATGATATTTGAAGATACAACTGCTTTTGTGGATGTCATCCTGGACAATTGCCCGTCCCCACTGGAGAATGCTAAACAGAAGACAAGACAAATTTACTCTGGGTCGTTAAAAACGAAGTTATGTTATGACATGATGAGGTGTCTTAAAGGGGACCAAACAGATAATCTCATGGTTTACATAATTAAGAATTACCACCGACCAGAGTGCATCATTTTGGATCTCTTCGGTAGGGTAATGTGTGGTACCATCAGGAAGGGGCAAACTGTGCGAATCCTTGGGGAAGGGTACAGTCCAAGTGACGACGAGGATATGATAACACGAGTGGTTACTCATCTGTGGATTTACGAGGGCAGATACCGTGTCGAGGTCGATGAAGTTCCTGCAGGCAATTTCGTTCTCATTGGTGGAGTTGACATCTGCATTAACAAAACGTGCACTATAACGaatgtgaagaagaagaaaattggaCACGCAAAAGGATTGAAGAAGGAGAGCCTGAGCGGAACGAAAGTAACGGAAATTTTATCCGCATCAGAATTGGGAAAAAgtttgaagaaggaagaacgaACCCTCCTTCTcgagggggaggaagaagaaacggAGATATTCTATCCTTTACATACCAAGTtcaaatatataaattgtgCCAACTCCGTTTTTAAGGTTGCTTGTGAACCTATTAACCCATCGGAACTTCCGAAAATGTTGGAAGGTCTCagaaaaattgacaaaacCTATCCTTTGTCGTGCACCAAAGTGGAGGAATCCGGTGAACACATCATCTTGGGCACGGGGGAATTATACCTGGACTGCATTCTGCACGACTTGAGAAAGCTTTATGGAGACCTCGAAATTAAGGTGTCGGATCCTGTGGTACAGTTTAACGAAACGGTTATCGAAACATCTGCTCTGAACTGCTTTGCGGAGACTCCaaataagaagaacaaaattcaTATGATTGTGGAACCGTTGCAGAAGGAGCTGACGGATGATATTGTACAGGGACTGGTCCACCTGAACAAGGGCGAACGAGACACCAACGTGGAGGAGTACTTGCGTACCGTCGACAGGCTGTTGCTGGAGGAAGGAGCGAAGGAGGTACAGAAGGCGAGGCCAACGGAACAAGCGGTGGAGGAATCGGGGGAATCGAACAAATCGGAGGAGTCTGACGAATCCGACGAATTTGGAGAAGTTAGTctaaagggaggaaaggaaggagaaccCTCGGCGGAACAACGCAATCAAACACTAAATTACAACCTAGACAAGAACGTTATCTCTCTACTGAGGGACAAGCATAACTGGGATATGCTATCGATAAGATCCATTTGGGCATTCGGCCCGGAAAACAACAGCCCAAATATCCTAGTAGACGATTCCTTGTATAAAGAAACGAACAAAGAAAATCTGTACTCcattaaggaaaatattattcaaGGATTTTGTTGGGCTACGAAGGAGGGACCTCTAATAGAAGAGTGCatgaaaaatgttaaggtaaaaattttaaaaggtgATATAGATGATGACCCAATAAATAGAGGAGCCGGACAAATTATACCAACAACGAGAAGAGCTATATATTCGTCATTTTTATTAGCTACTCCGAGGTTAATGGAACCGATTTTGTTCACAGAAATTATTTGTTCAGGTGATTCTGTTTCATCCGTTTATAACGTGTTGTCTAGAAGAAGAGGACACGTATTGAAAGATTTCCCTAAAGTCGGAACCCCCCTGTATATGGTTCACGCGTACATACCAGCAATAGAGTCCTTTGGGTTCGAAACTGATTTAAGGACACACACAAGTGGCCAGGCATTTTGCCTGAGTATGTTTGACCATTGGCATATTGTGCCAGGGGACCCTCTAGACAAGTCAGTCATACTGAGACCCCTGGAGCCAGCGCCCATTCAGCACCTGGCGCGAGAATTTTTGCTGAAAacgaggaggaggaaagggTTAACCGAGGATGTTACGATTAACAGGTTCTTTGACGACCCGATGCTCCTAAATATAAAGGACGAATTTGCCGAATATTTTTGA
- a CDS encoding 60S ribosomal protein L13, putative, with product MYKKVYVIDCKGHLLGRLASIIAKELLNGQRVVAVRCEDINISGSLYRNRLKYQEFLRLRTNTNPKKGPLHLREPSKILWRCVRGMLPHKTYKGKIALKKLKVFVGMPYPYDKKKKYVLPSALRAFRLKKHRRYCRLGTLSSRVGWNYDELVKKNEVSRKNLCKLYYKKKVSALNEKKELKAEALNMINPEERKVLENFGYA from the exons ATGTATAAAAAG GTATACGTAATCGACTGCAAGGGACACCTGTTGGGAAGACTGGCCTCGATAATAGCCAAGGAGCTTCTGAACGGCCAGAGGGTAGTTGCCGTGAGGTGCGAAGATATCAACATATCGGGTAGCTTGTACAGAAACAGGCTAAAGTACCAGGAATTTCTAAGGCTTCGAACGAACACCAATCCAAAGAAAGGTCCTCTACATTTGAGGGAGCCATCCAAAATTTTGTGGAGATGCGTCAGAGGAATGCTACCGCATAAAACGTACAAGGGTAAAATTGCCCTTAAGAAACTTAAGGTATTCGTAGGCATGCCATACCCatatgataaaaagaaaaaatacgtgTTGCCAAGTGCCTTGAGAGCATTCAGATTAAAGAAACATAGAAGATATTGTCGTCTTGGAACATTGAGTTCCCGAGTAGGTTGGAATTATGATgaattggtaaaaaaaaatgaagtctCAAGAAAGAATCTGTGTAAATTATATTACAAAAAGAAGGTGAGTGCattgaatgagaagaaggaattgaaGGCAGAGGCGCTGAACATGATAAACCCTGAGGAACGCAAGGTGTTGGAGAATTTTGGCTATGCATAA